One genomic window of Triplophysa rosa linkage group LG11, Trosa_1v2, whole genome shotgun sequence includes the following:
- the itgb3a gene encoding LOW QUALITY PROTEIN: integrin beta-3a (The sequence of the model RefSeq protein was modified relative to this genomic sequence to represent the inferred CDS: substituted 1 base at 1 genomic stop codon) encodes MRVTLMQVWMSVALVSTAVDSNICTSRGVSTCKECLSIHPTCAWCSQETFGKGVSSLSRCDLRASLIQSGCGVKFIEFPVSSIKILKDLALSDRAWGSASDIVQMQPQKIHLTLRPGDSKHFTVNVKQVADYPVDLYYLMDMTSTMKDDLQKLFVLGSDLPRALGSVTSNLRMGFGAFVDKPLSPYMYIYPEKIITNPCYKSHDTCPPQFGYHNVLSLTEQVERFTEEVNKQKVSRNRDAPEGGFDAILQAVVCKDKIGWRPDASHLLVFASDDRSHLALEARLAGIVQPHDGECYINKNNEYDMSTILDYPSLGLITDKISENNVKLIFAVTSNIVSLYRNXSELIPGSAVGTLSRNSENVVQLILDAYAKIRSKIELELLDVPDELSLFINATCLDGEVIAGVRSCAGVKIGDKVSFSIEAKLHGCPKEKNRTFTVKTMGFKDTLEVTVEFECDCTCQQSSEPASPFCHHGNGTLECGMCLCDPGRLGSRCECSEGEYKPTQQDRCSPNPETPACNGRGDCVCGQCACRSSDFGKVWGPYCECDDFSCLRSKGELCSGNGECNCGSCQCNSGWSGEICNCSTRTDTCIGSGGLLCSGRGHCSCGVCECTQPGAYGLTCEKCPTCPDACTIKKECVECKHYKRGDLFEKNCNNICRDEIVPADVLVFREKNSVNCSYKDEDDCVQNFQYYEDASGKSFLYLIEAECPKGPDVLVVVLSVVGAILLLGLAALLVWKLLITVHDRQEFAKFEEEKAKAKWEAANNPLYKGATSTFQNVAYSGNKE; translated from the exons AAAGGGGGTGTCCAGTTTGTCCCGTTGTGATCTGAGGGCCAGTCTCATTCAGTCTGGTTGTGGTGTTAAGTTCATTGAGTTTCCAGTTAGTAGCATTAAGATACTAAAGGACCTCGCCTTAAGTGACAGGGCGTGGGGCTCAGCGAGTGACATCGTGCAGATGCAACCACAAAAAATACATCTGACACTCAGGCCAG GCGATTCAAAGCATTTCACCGTCAATGTAAAGCAAGTAGCCGATTACCCCGTTGACCTCTACTACCTGATGGATATGACAAGCACCATGAAAGATGACCTGCAGAAGCTTTTTGTTCTGGGCAGTGACCTGCCTCGTGCTTTAGGCAGTGTCACCAGTAATCTACGAATGGGGTTTGGAGCTTTTGTAGACAAACCTCTCTcaccttatatgtacatttaccCCGAAAAAATCATCACGAACCCTTGCTACAA GAGTCATGATACCTGCCCCCCGCAATTTGGCTATCACAATGTGCTGTCGCTGACGGAGCAGGTGGAACGATTCACAGAGGAAGTGAATAAACAGAAAGTGTCCAGAAATAGAGATGCTCCAGAAGGAGGATTTGATGCTATACTGCAAGCAGTCGTATGCaag GATAAAATTGGTTGGAGGCCTGATGCCTCTCATTTGCTGGTCTTCGCTAGTGATGATAGGAGTCATTTGGCTCTGGAAGCCAGACTCGCTGGAATTGTCCAGCCTCATGATGGGGAATGCTATatcaacaaaaacaatgaatatGACATGTCCACTATACTG GACTATCCTTCACTTGGTCTAATCACAGACAAGATATCTGAGAATAATGTCAAACTCATCTTCGCTGTAACCAGTAATATTGTGTCACTGTATCGT AATTAAAGTGAGCTGATTCCTGGTTCTGCAGTGGGGACACTATCTAGAAATTCCGAAAATGTCGTTCAACTTATTCTAGATGCTTATGCA AAAATCAGGTCCAAGATTGAGCTGGAGCTGTTGGATGTTCCGGATGAGTTATCGCTGTTCATCAACGCAACCTGTCTGGATGGAGAAGTCATTGCTGGTGTCCGATCCTGTGCCGGAGTCAAAATTGGGGATAAG GTCTCATTCAGCATTGAAGCGAAACTTCACGGCTGTCCCAAAGAGAAGAACCGAaccttcactgtaaaaacaatggGCTTCAAAGATACTCTTGAGGTCACTGTTGAATTTGAGTGCGACTGTACATGTCAGCAGTCCTCTGAACCCGCAAGCCCCTTctgtcaccatggcaacggaaCCTTAGAGTGTGGCATGTGTCTGTGCGATCCGGGCCGACTGGGCTCCCGATGCGAGTGTTCCGAGGGCGAATATAAGCCCACCCAGCAAGACAGGTGTAGCCCTAACCCGGAGACACCGGCCTGTAATGGGCGGGGAGACTGCGTGTGTGGCCAGTGTGCCTGTCGCTCGAGTGATTTTGGGAAGGTTTGGGGCCCATACTGTGAATGTGATGATTTTAGCTGTCTTCGTTCTAAAGGAGAGTTGTGTTCAG GTAATGGCGAGTGCAACTGTGGGTCATGTCAGTGTAACTCAGGGTGGTCTGGTGAGATCTGTAACTGTTCGACCCGCACCGACACCTGTATAGGGAGTGGAGGGTTGCTCTGTAGTGGCCGGGGCCACTGCTCGTGTGGTGTCTGTGAGTGCACCCAACCAGGAGCTTATGGCTTAACCTGTGAGAAGTGTCCCACCTGCCCAGATGCCTGTACCATCAAAAA GGAGTGTGTGGAGTGTAAACACTACAAGAGAGGAGATCTGTTTGAGAAGAACTGCAATAACATCTGCAGAGATGAGATTGTGCCGGCGGATGTGCTGG TCTTTCGTGAGAAGAACTCAGTGAACTGCAGCTACAAAGATGAGGATGACTGTGTGCAGAACTTCCAGTATTATGAAGATGCCAGCGGAAAGTCTTTCCTGTATCTGATAGAAGCAG AGTGtccaaagggtcctgatgtccTGGTAGTTGTTCTGTCTGTAGTTGGTGCTATTCTGTTGCTTGGACTGGCTGCTCTCTTGGTGTGGAAGCTCCTGATCACCGTTCATGACCGCCAAGAGTTTGCTAAGTTTGAGGAGGAGAAAGCCAAGGCTAAGTGGGAAGCG GCTAATAATCCGCTCTACAAAGGAGCCACCAGCACCTTCCAAAATGTGGCATATAGTGGCAATAAGGAATGA